A part of Bacillota bacterium genomic DNA contains:
- a CDS encoding ABC transporter permease → MRKGFRFSTIYLICVFVILYAPILYLAYYSFNSGGTMYQFEEFTLEWYQEVFQDTRLIVILLNTVVIALLSAAISTIIGVAGALAIHNVRRSGLRNALLTLNNVMIVSPDVIIGASFLILFAIIGLQLGFTSVLIAHIAFSVPIVVLMVLPKLQEMSPTLIDAAYDLGATRRDVLTRVIIPYITPGIMAGFFMALTYSLDDFAVTFFVTGAGFSTLSVEIYSMARRGISLTINALSTLVFLVTLGLVIGYYIISKQGAKPNNRVEVSR, encoded by the coding sequence ATGCGTAAAGGATTCAGGTTTTCCACTATCTATTTGATCTGCGTATTTGTGATCCTTTATGCACCGATCCTCTACCTCGCGTATTACTCCTTCAACAGCGGGGGGACGATGTATCAGTTCGAAGAGTTCACCTTGGAATGGTACCAGGAGGTTTTTCAGGACACGCGGTTGATCGTCATCCTGCTCAACACCGTGGTCATTGCCTTGCTATCGGCGGCCATCTCCACCATCATCGGGGTGGCGGGTGCCCTGGCCATTCACAACGTCCGACGGAGCGGTCTTCGCAACGCTTTGTTGACCTTAAACAACGTGATGATCGTGAGCCCAGACGTGATCATCGGAGCCTCGTTCCTGATCCTGTTTGCCATCATCGGGCTACAACTGGGATTCACCTCGGTGCTCATCGCCCATATTGCCTTTAGTGTGCCCATCGTGGTGTTGATGGTTCTGCCGAAACTACAGGAGATGAGCCCCACCTTGATCGATGCCGCCTATGATCTAGGGGCCACCCGCCGGGATGTGCTGACCCGGGTGATCATTCCCTATATTACCCCAGGGATTATGGCGGGCTTCTTCATGGCGCTTACCTACTCCCTAGACGACTTTGCCGTGACCTTCTTCGTCACTGGCGCGGGCTTCTCCACCTTGTCCGTGGAGATCTATTCCATGGCCCGCCGAGGGATCTCTTTGACCATCAACGCCCTATCAACCCTGGTCTTCTTGGTCACCTTGGGCCTTGTGATCGGGTACTATATCATTAGTAAACAAGGGGCGAAGCCCAACAACCGGGTGGAGGTGAGCCGATGA
- a CDS encoding ABC transporter permease, producing the protein MYKRTRNIYLVPYVLWIVLFVVVPILLVAYYSFFDIEGNFTLANYARFFSPIYLSMALRSFFYALLITLFSLLVAYPTAYFLTKAKHKQLWLLLIVLPSWMNLLLKTYAFIGLLGTYGPVNAFLEVVGIGARQILFTDFSFIFVAVYIFIPFMILPIFGALEELNPSLVDAAYDLGASRWTTFWRVVFPLTLSGVESGCQAVFIPSLSLFMITRLIAGNRVITLGTAIEQHFLVTQDWGMGSALAIVLVLIMGLTMVVTTGRKRIMLGLATMVTNGRKKVNEDA; encoded by the coding sequence ATGTATAAGCGGACCCGGAATATCTACTTGGTGCCCTATGTGCTGTGGATTGTGCTCTTTGTAGTGGTGCCCATCCTGTTGGTGGCCTACTACTCTTTTTTTGACATTGAAGGGAATTTTACCCTGGCGAATTATGCTCGGTTCTTTTCGCCGATTTACCTGAGCATGGCATTACGTTCCTTTTTCTATGCCTTGCTGATCACCTTGTTTTCGTTGTTGGTGGCCTACCCGACGGCCTACTTCCTCACCAAGGCGAAACATAAGCAGCTATGGTTGCTGTTGATCGTCTTGCCGTCGTGGATGAATTTGTTGCTGAAGACTTACGCTTTCATCGGATTGCTGGGAACCTACGGGCCCGTCAATGCCTTCCTGGAGGTGGTGGGGATAGGTGCGCGGCAGATCCTGTTTACGGATTTTAGCTTCATCTTTGTCGCGGTCTATATCTTCATCCCCTTTATGATCCTGCCCATCTTTGGGGCCTTGGAAGAGCTGAATCCCTCCCTGGTAGATGCGGCTTATGATCTGGGGGCTTCCCGCTGGACCACCTTTTGGCGGGTGGTGTTCCCCCTCACCCTCAGTGGGGTGGAGTCCGGGTGTCAGGCGGTATTCATTCCATCGTTGTCGCTGTTTATGATCACCCGGCTCATTGCGGGCAACCGGGTCATCACCCTGGGTACCGCTATTGAACAACATTTCCTCGTGACCCAGGATTGGGGTATGGGTTCGGCTTTGGCCATCGTATTGGTATTGATTATGGGGCTTACCATGGTCGTAACCACCGGCAGGAAAAGGATCATGCTCGGTCTTGCCACCATGGTAACTAACGGAAGAAAGAAGGTGAACGAAGATGCGTAA
- a CDS encoding glycoside hydrolase family 95 protein has protein sequence MQLWYDKPAGEWNEALPLGNGRIGAMVYGGITREVIKLNEDTLWSGGPRDHDNPEAKTYLPRVRELLLGGQYEAAHEMCKRMMGPNTESYLPVGTLKLELAHGNEVSQYRRTLDLSTAVAGVEYLADGCRYSRQVFVSYPAQVLVLHLQTDKPRRLHFTVTLDSPLYHRLNTVPPRLLLEGRAPKSNPNYYPYDPSKGPREGGMFFAAHLALLTPDGELRPGNACLQVKNATEATILLSLATSFAGFDVPPDKTNRDSNRIAEDYLHKAMEKPWSKLLEEHVQDYQELFTRVSLHLGPGRGENLPTDRRIQQWGAADPELVALLFQYGRYLLISSSRPQTQPANLQGIWNASLQPPWNSNYTLNINTQMNYWPAEVCNLSECHTPLFDLIEELAIRGARTAKVNYGCRGWVAHHNTDLWRQAAPVGDWGKEDPVWATWPLAAAWLCQHLWEHYLFTLDEEFLRERAYPLMKGAAQFYLDWLIEDADGHLVTAPSTSPEHKFYTESGQLVAGSVATTMDLCLIWQLFTDCLAAQRLLAVDPELQRKLEEARNRLYPLQINDKGELQEWFQDFPPQDPQHRHLSHLVGVYPGRQITAETPRLWEAARKALESRQDLGTGWSLAWKINLWARFHDGQRAHRLVELILTPVAHSPNSSGVYPNLLASHPPFQIDGNFGFTAGIAEMLLQSHGGKLFLLPALPNSWPQGRVTGLVARGAFEVDIAWKGTTLRAKILSRKGGTCWVTAKVPLRLAPGQRVTNLVSAQGSLRFDTKAGEVYEIVSL, from the coding sequence ATGCAATTGTGGTATGACAAACCCGCCGGGGAATGGAATGAAGCCCTGCCTTTAGGCAACGGACGGATCGGTGCTATGGTCTACGGCGGAATCACCAGGGAGGTCATCAAGCTCAATGAAGACACCCTTTGGTCCGGTGGTCCCCGGGACCACGACAATCCGGAAGCAAAGACCTACTTGCCCCGGGTGCGCGAACTCCTCTTGGGCGGACAGTACGAGGCAGCCCACGAAATGTGCAAACGCATGATGGGACCAAACACCGAAAGCTATCTTCCCGTTGGCACCCTGAAGTTGGAGCTGGCCCACGGCAATGAGGTTTCCCAGTATCGCCGCACCTTGGACCTTTCCACCGCGGTGGCGGGAGTGGAGTATCTTGCGGATGGTTGCCGTTACTCCCGCCAAGTTTTCGTCTCCTATCCGGCCCAGGTCCTCGTCCTGCATCTACAAACGGACAAACCAAGGAGGTTACATTTCACAGTAACCCTAGACAGTCCCTTGTACCACCGGCTCAACACTGTACCGCCCAGACTCCTTTTAGAGGGTCGGGCACCCAAGAGTAATCCCAACTACTATCCTTACGACCCCTCCAAAGGCCCTAGGGAAGGGGGCATGTTCTTTGCTGCCCATCTGGCTCTGTTGACGCCCGACGGGGAGCTAAGACCAGGAAATGCCTGTCTCCAGGTGAAAAACGCCACCGAAGCAACGATCTTGTTGAGTCTGGCCACCAGTTTCGCCGGTTTCGATGTGCCCCCGGACAAAACCAATCGGGATTCCAACCGTATTGCCGAGGATTACCTGCACAAAGCTATGGAAAAGCCTTGGTCGAAGCTCTTGGAGGAGCACGTCCAGGATTACCAGGAGCTGTTTACGCGGGTCAGTTTGCACCTAGGGCCGGGACGGGGAGAGAACCTGCCCACGGACCGCCGGATCCAGCAATGGGGGGCAGCGGATCCGGAGCTAGTAGCTCTGCTGTTTCAATATGGCCGATATCTCCTCATCAGTAGTTCCCGCCCCCAAACCCAACCGGCAAATCTGCAAGGCATCTGGAATGCATCCCTCCAGCCTCCTTGGAATAGTAATTATACGTTGAACATTAACACGCAGATGAACTACTGGCCTGCGGAAGTATGTAACCTGAGCGAATGTCATACACCCCTTTTTGACCTCATAGAGGAATTGGCAATCAGGGGAGCCCGCACCGCAAAGGTGAACTACGGTTGCCGGGGTTGGGTGGCCCACCATAATACCGACCTTTGGCGCCAGGCAGCACCGGTGGGGGACTGGGGGAAGGAGGATCCCGTCTGGGCCACCTGGCCTCTGGCTGCAGCCTGGCTGTGCCAGCATCTTTGGGAGCACTATCTGTTCACCTTAGACGAAGAGTTCCTAAGGGAACGGGCCTATCCCTTGATGAAAGGGGCAGCCCAGTTTTACCTGGATTGGTTAATCGAAGATGCCGATGGCCATTTGGTTACAGCCCCTTCCACCTCCCCAGAGCATAAGTTCTATACAGAATCGGGCCAGCTGGTGGCGGGAAGTGTTGCCACCACCATGGACCTTTGCCTGATCTGGCAGCTGTTTACCGACTGCCTCGCGGCCCAAAGGCTCTTGGCAGTAGATCCAGAGTTACAAAGGAAGCTAGAGGAAGCTAGAAACCGGCTTTATCCCCTACAGATCAACGACAAGGGAGAACTACAAGAATGGTTTCAGGACTTCCCACCCCAGGATCCCCAGCACCGACATCTATCCCACTTGGTGGGGGTCTATCCAGGCCGACAGATCACCGCCGAAACGCCCAGACTCTGGGAGGCAGCACGGAAGGCCCTGGAATCCCGGCAGGATTTGGGCACCGGCTGGAGCCTAGCCTGGAAGATCAACCTCTGGGCCCGATTCCACGACGGCCAACGGGCCCACCGTTTGGTTGAGCTTATTCTAACACCGGTGGCACACAGTCCCAACAGCAGTGGTGTTTATCCAAACTTGTTGGCCTCCCATCCGCCCTTCCAAATCGACGGCAACTTCGGATTTACCGCGGGCATTGCCGAAATGCTGTTACAGAGCCACGGGGGTAAGCTCTTTTTGTTGCCTGCACTACCGAACAGCTGGCCCCAGGGAAGGGTGACGGGTCTGGTAGCCCGGGGTGCCTTCGAGGTGGACATCGCCTGGAAGGGAACCACCCTGCGGGCCAAGATCCTCTCCCGCAAGGGGGGGACCTGCTGGGTTACCGCCAAGGTGCCCTTGAGACTTGCCCCCGGTCAAAGGGTGACAAACCTGGTGAGTGCCCAAGGGAGCTTACGTTTTGATACCAAGGCCGGAGAGGTCTATGAAATCGTCTCCCTTTAG
- a CDS encoding glycoside hydrolase family 16 protein: protein MRRPLVLMLISLILCISWTGEIALMEEPITNNDKHKPGWRLVFEDDFDGEYLDLTKWNYLNGPRRDGYWSSSEVFLDGNGHLIIQVSERDGRYYSGAINTRNKFEQAYGYYEIRCQLPKEEGFWTAFWLMTDGAHLVGNEGRDGTEIDIYESPYPHEDRIQHALHWDGYGPEHKSAGHAPYIKDIYTGFHTFALEWNEDEYIFYVDGRETWRTAAGGVSQVPAFVKITAEVGTWAGDIRKANLPAQLIVDYVRVYDRIREVTIESPVAGSTVLADAPVRLSVQPDVKVAHLKVLQNDVVIYEGKEVPKDLRLSAPLKEDDEEHRLMVLVTDQSGQVFTQVADFKVRRTHIHLPETGTLYVQGLLEVPGQVGLAPQEKLENCTLLLHPVRAFEESEPIVLYSAETWPGSFSLDTLAFADGAYDLILQARTTLGNLSEAVRRLVIRNWERLEENFEPPGKWFGGTFDRLKTIERSAGWEFPTDQGDIFFGDTTRIASSGVEGEFLLWEHPRLRSFRLVVYARDEAVVADMELAVSADGDRWQMLEPKVESKEQGDQGWSKISLMGEIDPAYEHNYFRLGLPAAIDKERLQIGYLELWGVASGATEN, encoded by the coding sequence GTGCGGCGACCTCTGGTACTGATGCTAATTTCATTAATACTCTGCATTTCTTGGACTGGGGAAATTGCCCTCATGGAAGAACCAATCACGAACAACGACAAACACAAACCCGGTTGGCGCCTTGTCTTTGAAGACGATTTCGACGGCGAGTACCTTGATCTCACAAAGTGGAACTACCTCAACGGACCGCGGCGGGACGGCTATTGGTCTTCCTCGGAAGTCTTCCTAGACGGTAACGGCCACCTGATCATTCAGGTGAGCGAACGGGACGGCCGGTATTACTCCGGTGCCATCAACACCCGGAACAAATTTGAACAGGCCTATGGTTATTACGAAATCCGTTGCCAGTTGCCGAAGGAAGAGGGTTTCTGGACTGCCTTTTGGCTGATGACCGACGGAGCTCACCTTGTGGGAAACGAAGGTCGGGACGGCACCGAGATTGATATCTACGAATCGCCCTATCCCCACGAAGACCGCATCCAACATGCTCTCCATTGGGACGGCTATGGCCCGGAACACAAAAGCGCAGGCCATGCGCCCTATATAAAAGACATCTACACTGGGTTCCACACCTTCGCCCTGGAATGGAACGAAGATGAGTACATCTTCTACGTAGACGGACGGGAAACCTGGCGTACCGCGGCCGGGGGTGTCTCCCAGGTACCTGCCTTTGTTAAGATCACCGCGGAAGTAGGAACGTGGGCTGGAGATATTCGCAAGGCTAACTTACCCGCACAATTGATCGTGGATTATGTACGGGTCTACGACCGGATCAGGGAAGTCACTATCGAGTCTCCAGTGGCGGGCAGTACAGTCTTAGCCGATGCGCCCGTTCGCCTTTCGGTGCAACCGGATGTGAAAGTAGCCCATCTAAAGGTCCTGCAAAACGACGTGGTCATCTATGAGGGGAAAGAGGTGCCTAAGGACCTGCGGCTTTCCGCTCCGCTGAAGGAAGACGATGAAGAACACCGCCTGATGGTCCTGGTCACCGATCAAAGCGGGCAAGTCTTTACCCAGGTGGCAGATTTCAAGGTTAGACGTACCCACATCCATCTGCCGGAAACGGGTACCCTCTACGTGCAAGGACTCCTAGAAGTCCCCGGGCAGGTGGGCCTCGCACCCCAGGAGAAACTGGAAAACTGCACCCTACTTCTTCATCCTGTTCGTGCCTTTGAAGAATCGGAACCCATTGTGCTCTATTCTGCCGAAACCTGGCCTGGGAGCTTCTCCCTAGACACCCTGGCCTTCGCGGACGGTGCCTATGACCTCATCCTTCAGGCCCGCACAACCCTGGGCAACCTTTCCGAAGCAGTACGCCGTTTGGTCATCCGTAACTGGGAACGGCTCGAGGAGAACTTTGAACCGCCAGGCAAATGGTTCGGTGGTACCTTCGATCGATTGAAGACCATAGAGCGTTCCGCCGGTTGGGAATTTCCCACGGACCAAGGGGATATCTTCTTCGGCGATACCACCCGTATCGCTTCCTCCGGGGTAGAAGGGGAGTTCCTGCTGTGGGAACATCCTAGGTTGAGGAGTTTCCGCTTGGTTGTCTATGCCCGGGATGAGGCGGTGGTAGCCGATATGGAACTTGCGGTCTCCGCCGATGGGGATCGGTGGCAGATGCTCGAACCAAAAGTGGAAAGCAAAGAACAGGGGGACCAAGGTTGGAGTAAGATCTCCCTCATGGGCGAAATCGACCCAGCTTACGAACACAACTATTTCCGCCTGGGACTGCCTGCGGCTATAGATAAAGAGCGATTACAGATAGGTTACCTGGAGCTATGGGGCGTAGCCTCCGGGGCCACAGAGAACTAG
- a CDS encoding phosphoribosylaminoimidazolesuccinocarboxamide synthase — MQVRYRGKTKDVYALEDGNLLLVFKDAVTGTEGQLDAGGNEVIGEVAGKGNSSYRLTLYFFNLLKQDGIATHFVEVGPKENSLIVRAADSYGLEVICREVAWGSFVRRYAKYVTQGTPLPSLVEFTIKDDERGDPLITVDTMVALGIASREEVQYMHDTAQKITALIKEDLAQKGLELIDIKYEFGRVDGKPILIDEISGDSMRVVKDGAVLVQNELARVLLG, encoded by the coding sequence TTGCAGGTAAGATACAGAGGAAAGACAAAGGATGTGTATGCTTTGGAGGACGGTAACCTCCTGTTGGTGTTCAAGGACGCGGTCACGGGCACCGAGGGCCAGTTGGATGCCGGCGGCAATGAAGTGATCGGGGAAGTGGCGGGAAAAGGGAATTCCTCCTACCGTCTCACTTTGTACTTTTTCAACCTCCTGAAGCAGGATGGGATCGCCACCCATTTTGTCGAGGTGGGGCCAAAGGAAAACAGTCTGATTGTGCGGGCGGCCGACTCCTATGGGTTGGAAGTAATCTGCCGGGAGGTGGCCTGGGGTAGTTTTGTCCGGCGTTATGCCAAATACGTCACCCAAGGCACTCCTCTACCCTCCTTGGTAGAGTTTACCATTAAGGACGATGAACGGGGTGACCCTCTGATCACGGTGGATACCATGGTGGCCCTGGGGATTGCCTCCCGAGAAGAGGTTCAGTATATGCACGACACTGCCCAGAAGATTACCGCATTGATCAAAGAGGACCTCGCCCAAAAGGGTCTGGAATTGATTGATATCAAGTACGAGTTTGGGCGGGTGGATGGCAAGCCCATTCTGATTGATGAGATCTCAGGGGACAGCATGCGGGTAGTGAAAGACGGCGCGGTGCTAGTGCAGAATGAATTGGCTAGGGTGCTATTGGGCTAG
- a CDS encoding extracellular solute-binding protein: MIQGIREVAELFAERHPEVKSVSVVEGDQNSLAERLTLRIVSNTAPDLVALPAPAIQYALAGLLQPIDEFIAASDIISLADYPPMVVESFAGHDGLYALPSLEVGPGLCLIYNKDLFAEAGVPDRGPETLDELYQIHRKMTVLSPEGNITQLGFQPLDAMGSAYFPTIWATIFDFEWFDAQTNTVDIFAFEPAVEFIKDIYDTPGYELIIGAGTGGWAGAMASQRLAMQINGYWLPGELSGLGQDPSRYGYTWVPTVKGDKATAIAPWGFGIPSGAQRPDLSFALMEFFATPEAAQIMFDACGYLNGNIAAIRELDITQLSVVAPIVAMLDEADRINAPPPAPMLEQIRAQMRNELVKVWRTEEPPSVALDNLQRLVQQQIDEALAPKE, translated from the coding sequence GTGATTCAGGGGATTAGGGAAGTGGCAGAACTCTTTGCCGAGCGGCACCCCGAAGTCAAGAGTGTCAGCGTGGTGGAAGGGGACCAGAACTCCTTGGCCGAACGGTTGACTTTGCGGATCGTCTCCAATACAGCACCGGACTTAGTGGCCCTGCCGGCACCGGCAATTCAGTACGCGTTGGCTGGACTCCTGCAGCCCATTGATGAATTCATCGCCGCCAGCGACATCATTTCCCTCGCGGATTACCCACCGATGGTGGTGGAATCCTTCGCTGGCCACGACGGGCTGTATGCCCTGCCTTCTCTGGAAGTGGGACCAGGCCTGTGCCTCATCTACAACAAAGATCTTTTCGCCGAGGCCGGCGTGCCGGACCGGGGACCGGAGACCTTAGACGAATTGTACCAGATTCACCGGAAGATGACCGTACTCAGCCCTGAGGGGAATATCACCCAATTGGGCTTCCAGCCCCTAGATGCCATGGGTTCCGCCTATTTCCCCACCATCTGGGCCACCATCTTCGATTTTGAGTGGTTCGATGCGCAGACCAATACCGTGGATATATTCGCCTTTGAACCAGCGGTGGAATTCATCAAGGATATCTACGATACCCCCGGTTATGAGCTAATCATCGGAGCCGGGACCGGTGGCTGGGCCGGTGCCATGGCTAGCCAACGTCTGGCTATGCAAATCAACGGCTATTGGCTACCGGGAGAACTCAGTGGATTAGGGCAGGATCCCTCAAGGTACGGCTACACCTGGGTGCCGACCGTGAAGGGTGACAAAGCCACCGCGATCGCACCTTGGGGCTTCGGCATTCCCAGTGGTGCCCAACGGCCGGATCTGTCCTTTGCCCTGATGGAGTTCTTTGCCACTCCCGAAGCCGCCCAGATTATGTTTGATGCCTGTGGTTATCTCAACGGAAATATCGCGGCTATCCGCGAGCTGGATATCACCCAGCTGTCGGTGGTGGCGCCGATCGTAGCCATGTTGGACGAAGCAGATCGGATCAATGCTCCGCCGCCGGCACCTATGCTAGAGCAAATCCGGGCCCAAATGCGGAACGAACTGGTCAAGGTATGGCGGACCGAGGAACCGCCCAGTGTGGCCTTGGATAATCTCCAAAGGCTCGTCCAGCAGCAGATTGACGAAGCCCTGGCACCCAAGGAATAG
- a CDS encoding ABC transporter ATP-binding protein, with protein MANNVIVRFENVTKQYDDDPPVLENVSFELEKGKFYTLLGPSGCGKTTIIRLIAGFTEPTKGRIYLNGQDIRTISPRQRKVNTVFQDYALFPHLDVFENVAFGLRVKRMSRDVIAQKVMEALRFVNLVGLENREISGLSGGQKQRVAIARAIVNEPEVLLLDEPLSALDLKLRSEMQYELREMQRRLGITFVFVTHDQEEALAMSDEIFVLNNGQIQQSGTPMDIYDEPINRFVADFIGESNIVPGKMIKDYLVEFVGHQFDCVDGGFNPNEPVEIVIRPEDLDLTTREEGKLKVRVDSVLFRGVHWEICCYDEEGNEWLVHSTKKATVGDEIGLNFEPEDIHVMRIGETEEEFDRRIEEYGEMRHV; from the coding sequence ATAGCAAACAACGTTATTGTCCGCTTTGAGAATGTCACCAAGCAATATGACGATGATCCACCGGTGTTGGAGAACGTCAGCTTCGAGTTGGAGAAAGGTAAGTTCTACACATTGCTTGGTCCTTCCGGTTGTGGGAAGACCACAATCATCCGTCTAATTGCTGGATTCACCGAGCCCACCAAGGGGAGAATTTATCTCAATGGACAGGATATTCGGACAATTTCCCCAAGGCAACGCAAGGTGAATACTGTCTTCCAGGACTACGCTCTATTTCCCCATCTTGATGTCTTCGAAAATGTAGCCTTTGGTCTTAGGGTAAAGCGCATGAGCCGCGATGTCATTGCCCAAAAAGTGATGGAAGCTTTAAGGTTTGTGAACCTCGTGGGATTGGAGAACCGGGAGATCAGCGGTTTGTCCGGCGGACAAAAACAGCGGGTGGCCATTGCCCGGGCCATTGTCAATGAGCCGGAGGTGTTACTCCTGGACGAACCCTTGTCCGCCCTTGATTTGAAGCTGCGCAGCGAGATGCAGTATGAATTGAGGGAAATGCAACGGCGATTGGGTATCACCTTTGTCTTTGTCACCCATGATCAAGAGGAAGCACTGGCCATGTCCGACGAGATCTTCGTGTTGAACAATGGTCAGATCCAACAAAGCGGAACACCCATGGACATCTACGACGAACCCATCAACAGGTTCGTGGCCGACTTCATCGGAGAATCCAACATTGTCCCTGGGAAGATGATCAAAGACTACCTGGTGGAGTTTGTGGGACACCAATTCGACTGTGTGGACGGTGGTTTTAACCCCAACGAACCGGTGGAGATCGTAATCCGTCCCGAAGACCTGGATTTGACCACCCGGGAAGAGGGCAAGTTGAAAGTACGGGTAGATTCGGTGCTCTTCAGGGGTGTACACTGGGAGATTTGTTGCTACGATGAAGAAGGGAACGAATGGCTGGTCCATTCCACCAAGAAAGCCACAGTGGGAGATGAGATCGGTCTGAACTTCGAACCTGAGGATATACATGTGATGCGCATAGGGGAGACCGAGGAGGAGTTCGACCGCAGGATCGAGGAATATGGAGAGATGCGCCATGTATAA
- a CDS encoding ABC transporter substrate-binding protein, protein MKRLVQLFVAVFAAAFLLIYITARLNSLQGYTGGNTLTIYNWGDYIDPDLITRFEEETGIKVIYETFESNEAMFTKVTHGGNAFDIAVPSDYTITKMRSLGLLHPLDHSKLPNLQYIDPRFLDLSFDPGNQYSVPYFWGTVGIVYNSKMLGGKVIESWNDLWDEDLRNQILLVDSAREVLGMALDSLGYSLNETDTARLLEAQSRLFELVPNIRAIVGDEIKMLLVNEEAAIGIVWSGDALTIIEDNPDLDYVIPAEGTNVWFDNMVIPTTARNIEAAHQFINFMLDPEVAAQNAEYVGYATPNQGAMELLDEELIEDERFYPGPDITDKLEVYEDLGKKMNAFYNELFLEFKMHRK, encoded by the coding sequence ATGAAAAGGTTAGTGCAGCTTTTTGTAGCCGTCTTTGCGGCGGCGTTCCTGTTGATCTATATCACGGCGCGCTTAAACTCCCTGCAAGGGTATACCGGGGGAAATACCCTCACCATCTACAACTGGGGGGACTATATTGATCCTGACCTCATCACCCGGTTTGAAGAGGAGACAGGTATCAAGGTCATCTATGAGACCTTTGAGTCCAACGAGGCCATGTTCACGAAGGTCACCCACGGGGGCAACGCCTTCGATATTGCGGTACCGTCGGACTACACCATCACCAAGATGAGGTCTTTGGGGTTGCTGCATCCTTTGGATCACAGCAAACTGCCTAACTTACAGTATATCGATCCCCGGTTTTTAGACTTATCCTTTGATCCCGGGAACCAGTATTCCGTTCCCTATTTCTGGGGCACCGTGGGCATTGTGTACAATTCGAAGATGCTAGGGGGCAAGGTCATCGAAAGCTGGAACGATCTGTGGGATGAGGACCTACGTAACCAGATCCTCTTGGTGGACAGTGCCAGGGAGGTACTTGGCATGGCCCTAGACAGCCTCGGTTACTCCCTCAACGAGACCGACACCGCTCGCCTTTTGGAGGCCCAAAGTCGTCTCTTTGAACTGGTGCCCAACATCCGCGCCATCGTGGGGGACGAGATCAAGATGTTGTTGGTAAATGAGGAGGCAGCCATCGGTATCGTCTGGTCCGGTGATGCCCTCACCATCATAGAGGATAACCCCGATCTGGACTACGTGATCCCCGCAGAGGGCACCAACGTCTGGTTTGATAACATGGTGATTCCCACCACCGCCAGAAACATCGAAGCGGCCCACCAGTTCATCAACTTCATGCTGGATCCCGAGGTCGCGGCCCAAAATGCGGAATACGTGGGTTACGCCACCCCCAACCAAGGGGCCATGGAGCTATTGGACGAAGAACTGATCGAGGATGAAAGGTTCTATCCGGGACCGGACATCACCGATAAACTAGAGGTGTATGAAGATTTAGGGAAGAAGATGAACGCGTTTTACAACGAGCTCTTCCTTGAATTTAAGATGCACCGCAAGTAA